In Shouchella patagoniensis, the following are encoded in one genomic region:
- a CDS encoding ABC transporter permease: protein MRAIFYQYGKEVVREPFTLLLMLGMTIFFAFIIGGSNEQNIFVYSTEMEDSELSSYIEQWNEAEELNLMVTTETEAIRKLSTHEVEVILEAGRTDYRLHVAYEGSPVAAFVGPTINSHYMQRQLEDSVDDIDVIQAAYTYQTDVMAEGSTFDQSLQSLFGFTLYFAFFTISFSIMSILQQKEAGTWNRIILSPTSKTQMYTGNLLFSFLLAYLQIALVLTLFVTLFDYDYYGGFWKLLLIIIPYVFAIMAFGIFLSGIVTASQQLNGIIPLFATSFAMLGGAFWPLDIVQSEFLLGMSYMSPIMYGIEMMMGATVNNWELQQFFFPASILIFIGLVLTGIGIRLMERKSV from the coding sequence GCCATTTTCTATCAATACGGAAAAGAAGTGGTCCGAGAGCCGTTTACACTGTTACTCATGTTAGGAATGACCATTTTCTTTGCTTTTATCATTGGCGGTTCAAATGAACAAAATATCTTTGTCTATTCAACCGAAATGGAGGATAGCGAGTTATCCTCCTATATAGAGCAGTGGAATGAAGCGGAAGAGTTGAACTTGATGGTCACGACAGAAACAGAGGCAATCCGTAAACTAAGTACCCATGAAGTTGAAGTGATCTTGGAAGCAGGTAGAACAGATTACAGGTTACATGTAGCATATGAGGGTTCTCCGGTTGCGGCATTTGTAGGGCCAACGATAAACAGCCATTATATGCAACGGCAATTGGAAGACAGCGTAGATGATATTGATGTAATTCAAGCTGCTTATACGTATCAAACGGATGTAATGGCAGAAGGGTCAACGTTTGATCAAAGCCTTCAATCGTTGTTTGGCTTTACGTTATACTTTGCTTTTTTCACAATTAGTTTTTCAATCATGAGTATTCTTCAACAAAAAGAAGCTGGAACATGGAACCGAATCATCTTGTCTCCTACATCGAAAACACAAATGTATACAGGGAACTTATTGTTTTCTTTTTTACTTGCTTATCTTCAAATTGCTCTTGTGCTTACCTTGTTTGTGACGTTATTTGACTATGACTATTACGGCGGATTTTGGAAATTGTTGCTTATCATTATTCCTTATGTATTTGCCATTATGGCTTTTGGAATTTTCCTAAGTGGCATTGTAACAGCCTCCCAACAATTAAATGGCATTATCCCGTTATTTGCAACAAGCTTTGCGATGCTTGGCGGCGCGTTTTGGCCTTTAGACATTGTTCAATCAGAATTTCTGCTGGGCATGTCGTATATGAGTCCAATTATGTACGGAATCGAAATGATGATGGGCGCAACAGTGAACAATTGGGAACTGCAACAGTTTTTTTTTCCAGCATCAATATTAATTTTTATAGGCTTGGTGCTCACTGGAATTGGAATCCGATTAATGGAACGGAAGTCAGTGTAA
- a CDS encoding FadR/GntR family transcriptional regulator, producing MRDNSLDFTENQVTRKTLAQQVEEKIIDLLIQNKLKPGDKLPPEMELVTLLGVSRPVMREAISSLESLGIVKRKTRDGTYFTEQISSKPFSAMLSLMNDNIEAIIEARMTLELGLVTFAAEKITEEDLQRLLKTIEGIENSVDNEYGEHDIMFHRIIAKSVDNPVLQGMMDSLLLSHAKINVQIKYREKDKTVAHHREIYNALKNRNPHEAYLAMYHHLKFVRNKVLN from the coding sequence ATGAGAGACAATTCACTTGATTTCACTGAAAATCAGGTTACTAGAAAAACGCTAGCGCAACAGGTAGAAGAGAAAATTATTGATTTATTGATACAAAATAAACTAAAACCAGGAGATAAGCTTCCTCCAGAAATGGAACTGGTAACACTATTGGGAGTGAGCAGGCCAGTCATGCGTGAGGCGATTAGCTCACTTGAATCTCTTGGTATTGTTAAACGCAAAACAAGAGATGGTACCTATTTCACAGAACAGATAAGCAGTAAGCCGTTTTCTGCGATGTTATCACTTATGAATGACAATATAGAAGCTATTATTGAGGCCCGTATGACTCTTGAGTTAGGTCTTGTTACGTTTGCTGCTGAAAAGATAACAGAAGAGGATCTGCAAAGACTGCTTAAGACAATAGAAGGAATTGAGAACAGTGTGGATAATGAGTATGGAGAACATGACATTATGTTCCACCGAATCATTGCAAAAAGTGTTGATAATCCTGTTCTTCAAGGTATGATGGATTCTTTGCTGCTTTCTCATGCGAAAATTAATGTTCAAATCAAATACAGAGAAAAAGACAAAACTGTAGCTCATCATAGAGAAATATACAATGCGCTTAAAAACCGAAACCCTCATGAGGCATATTTAGCGATGTATCATCACCTAAAATTTGTCCGTAATAAAGTGTTGAATTAA
- the kdgD gene encoding 5-dehydro-4-deoxyglucarate dehydratase, translating into MNQKRVSLRGILGFPVAPYLPSGAIDENALFRNVSYLIDEGLDSIFIACGAGEFQTLSSDEYGVMLDVAIDAAKGRVPVYSGVGGNLSYALEQVKLSEKKGMEGYLILPPYLIDGEQEGLYQYIRTILEASDLNAIVYQRDNAVLDLNSLQSLLSYDQLIGLKDGIGNMESNIIFTQYIGDRLNWLNGMPMAEVTMPAYHALGFKSYSSAISNYIPHISRQFYSALLEGKDEQVSEIYKDVILPINEIRKQRKGYAVSLIKAGMEIVGMSVSNIVRPPVVPVEKDHYKQLEKILDKAHRKYPAVRI; encoded by the coding sequence ATGAATCAAAAAAGAGTGTCACTTCGTGGTATTTTGGGATTCCCGGTAGCTCCATATCTGCCTTCTGGAGCCATTGATGAAAACGCTTTATTTCGTAATGTTAGTTACTTAATTGATGAGGGGCTTGATTCGATTTTTATTGCATGCGGTGCGGGAGAGTTCCAGACTTTAAGTTCTGATGAATATGGAGTCATGCTGGATGTGGCCATCGATGCTGCAAAGGGTCGTGTGCCCGTTTATTCAGGTGTGGGAGGGAATTTATCTTACGCTTTGGAACAAGTGAAACTATCGGAAAAAAAAGGAATGGAGGGTTATCTTATTTTACCGCCATACTTAATAGATGGTGAACAGGAAGGACTTTATCAATATATTAGAACGATATTAGAAGCAAGTGACTTAAATGCAATTGTTTATCAACGGGATAATGCTGTACTTGATCTGAATTCGCTACAATCACTTCTTTCATATGACCAGTTAATTGGGTTAAAGGACGGTATAGGGAATATGGAGTCTAACATCATATTTACCCAATACATTGGAGATCGTCTTAATTGGCTTAATGGAATGCCTATGGCAGAAGTAACGATGCCTGCTTATCACGCACTCGGGTTTAAATCTTACTCATCAGCTATATCGAATTATATTCCTCATATATCACGTCAATTCTATTCTGCTTTGCTTGAGGGAAAGGACGAACAAGTCTCAGAGATCTATAAAGACGTTATACTTCCTATTAATGAAATCCGAAAGCAAAGAAAAGGGTACGCAGTATCATTGATAAAAGCTGGGATGGAGATCGTTGGAATGTCTGTTTCGAATATAGTGCGTCCACCTGTAGTTCCGGTTGAGAAGGATCACTATAAACAGCTTGAGAAAATTCTTGATAAAGCCCATCGAAAATATCCGGCAGTTAGGATTTAA
- the gucD gene encoding alpha-ketoglutaric semialdehyde dehydrogenase GucD has product MLTALNYINGKWSETSTGNTKENVNPGNVNEVVGSYQESDLHDLNQAVEAASKAKKAWKKLSGSNRGEYLYKVADIMEERSEEIALIASKEMGKTIAETRGETTRGIAILRYYAGEGMRKVGDVIPSTDASALMFTTRVPLGVVGVITPWNFPVAIPIWKMAPALIYGNTVVIKPASETALTCVKILECFDDANLPAGVINCVTGKGSVIGQGIAEHTKVNGITFTGSNSVGKQIGHTAFERGAKYQLEMGGKNPVIVANDADLNIAVEATISGAFKSTGQKCTATSRVFVGSEIYPAFKEQLVKRTNELLVGDSLAEGTWMGPCASKSQLATCLEYINKGIEEGAELIAGGNQIHHDKGYFIEPTIFECTDHSQTIAQEEIFGPVIALFKVESVNEALKLANDVEYGLSASIFTTNISEMLTFVEDIEAGLLRINAESAGVELQAPFGGVKQSSSHSREQGEAAKEFFTSIKTVFLK; this is encoded by the coding sequence ATGCTTACAGCACTAAATTATATTAATGGTAAGTGGTCTGAAACGAGCACAGGTAATACAAAAGAAAACGTGAATCCAGGTAACGTAAATGAAGTCGTTGGCTCTTATCAGGAGTCTGATCTTCATGATTTGAATCAAGCTGTTGAAGCGGCAAGTAAAGCAAAAAAAGCATGGAAAAAGCTATCCGGTTCAAATAGAGGAGAGTATTTGTATAAAGTTGCAGACATTATGGAAGAAAGATCAGAAGAGATTGCATTAATTGCTTCAAAGGAAATGGGAAAAACAATTGCTGAAACCAGGGGAGAGACAACTAGAGGCATTGCTATTTTGCGATATTATGCCGGAGAGGGTATGAGGAAAGTCGGGGATGTGATCCCTTCAACTGATGCAAGTGCATTAATGTTTACAACACGTGTACCTCTAGGTGTGGTTGGTGTGATTACTCCTTGGAATTTCCCCGTTGCTATTCCAATTTGGAAAATGGCGCCTGCTCTTATTTATGGAAATACGGTTGTGATAAAACCAGCTTCCGAGACAGCCTTAACTTGTGTCAAAATATTGGAATGTTTTGATGATGCGAACCTTCCAGCAGGTGTAATCAATTGTGTGACGGGCAAAGGTTCTGTTATTGGTCAGGGCATTGCTGAGCATACAAAGGTAAATGGCATAACTTTTACTGGTTCAAATTCCGTAGGAAAACAAATTGGTCATACCGCATTTGAGCGGGGAGCAAAGTATCAATTGGAGATGGGTGGAAAAAATCCAGTTATCGTTGCAAATGATGCTGATTTAAACATAGCAGTGGAGGCAACAATTAGTGGAGCATTTAAATCAACTGGACAAAAATGTACAGCAACAAGCAGAGTTTTTGTTGGGAGTGAAATATATCCTGCATTTAAGGAGCAACTTGTTAAGCGGACAAATGAACTACTAGTAGGCGACAGTTTGGCTGAAGGAACATGGATGGGCCCATGTGCATCAAAATCACAGTTAGCAACTTGTCTGGAGTATATTAACAAAGGAATTGAAGAAGGTGCTGAATTAATAGCTGGAGGCAATCAGATCCACCATGATAAAGGATATTTTATTGAGCCAACCATTTTTGAATGTACGGATCATTCACAAACAATTGCGCAAGAAGAAATATTTGGTCCAGTTATTGCATTATTTAAGGTTGAGTCAGTTAATGAAGCTCTAAAATTGGCTAATGATGTAGAGTATGGGCTAAGTGCATCAATATTTACAACAAATATATCCGAGATGTTAACGTTTGTAGAGGATATCGAAGCAGGACTGTTAAGGATTAATGCTGAAAGTGCAGGAGTAGAACTTCAGGCGCCTTTCGGAGGAGTGAAACAATCAAGTTCTCATTCTAGAGAGCAAGGAGAAGCAGCTAAAGAATTCTTTACGTCTATTAAGACTGTGTTCTTAAAATAG
- a CDS encoding tripartite tricarboxylate transporter TctB family protein: MLQKMSGDFYASVFLLLFSVGMFLATLNINTLSILTVGVGSDFVPMLVSIAIFGFSIALLMKSWIKDRRRNQEQESQVAAASEWSSGVKKFVSINAVYTTCLILLYVLLLPVLGFIISSSLYLVLQTILLTEKGKQNILLFIPFAFIGSITIYALFRFAFNLMLPVGLLG; this comes from the coding sequence ATGCTACAGAAAATGTCTGGCGATTTTTATGCTAGCGTGTTCCTGCTTTTATTCTCTGTTGGAATGTTTCTAGCCACACTAAACATAAACACACTGTCAATCTTAACGGTAGGAGTAGGTTCAGATTTTGTTCCGATGCTTGTCTCTATTGCGATATTTGGGTTCAGCATAGCCTTGCTAATGAAATCTTGGATAAAAGATAGGAGAAGAAATCAAGAACAAGAATCACAAGTAGCTGCAGCAAGTGAGTGGAGCTCGGGGGTAAAAAAGTTTGTATCTATTAATGCTGTGTACACAACTTGTTTAATTTTGCTTTACGTTCTATTGCTTCCTGTACTGGGCTTTATTATATCTTCAAGCCTGTACTTAGTTTTACAAACTATATTATTAACGGAAAAAGGCAAGCAAAATATATTATTGTTTATTCCTTTTGCTTTCATTGGATCTATCACGATCTATGCCCTCTTCCGTTTTGCGTTTAATTTGATGCTTCCGGTGGGGCTACTGGGATAA